The DNA segment CGCAAAGGATATCCTGGAGATTCAACAGTGACACTGACTCACAGTAGAACCAAAAACATTGAAGAATACACCAAAAATGCAGATATTATCATCACCGCACTTGGAGTTCCTAATTATTTGAAAGCTGATATGGTAAAAGACGGAGTGGTAGTTATTGACGTGGGTATTACCAGGGTCGAAGACGCTTCGCACCCAAAAGGATATGTCATTACCGGTGATGTTGATTTTGCAAGTGTAAGTCCAAAGTCTTCTTTCATCACGCCAGTTCCGGGTGGAGTAGGACCAATGACGATCGCGATGTTGTTGAAAAACACTTTGTTGGCAAGAAAAATTAGAAGCAGGAAATAAAAGAGTTTCATTCTTTATATAGAAGCCTTAAACGAAAGTTTAGGGCTTTTTTTGTGTGCTGATTTTATGTAAATGTATTTTGTATTGAATCAGGCTGTTCGTCTGTTGGAGTGTTTTCTTTAAAAATGCTATAGCTTTTTTTGAAGAAAATGTATCGAGAACGTGGTTGTTATTGACTTCTCGATACAATTTTGAATTGTAAAGCTGTCGCATTACTATTCAAAATCACTCGAAGAGACGGAGCTTTATATTCCAGTAAAATCAAAAGTAAAAAGGTATATGACCAACAAGTAGTACTCCAATTGTCCCGCTGGAAGCGTCTCAACGCGTGAGAGCAACTTAATATAGACGCTTCCAGCGGGATAAATAGCAAGAATAAATACTGTTAACCATTAAAAACAATTGGTGTTAATTTCTTCTGTTTTTCCTTGTATAGCTTGGTTCTGCATCAGTTAGAGAAATAAATGCAAGAATTTTTCTAAATTTATTTGGTTGTTACATTATAATTTTATTTCTTTGTGTACTACTAACCTAGTACACTAATAAAATATATTATGATAACCATTCAAAACTTAACTTTTCGGTACAAAAAGCAGGAGGCTTTGTTTACCGATTTATCTTTTCAACAGGAAAATGGAAGCATTGTAGGCTTGCTTGGCAAAAATGGCGCAGGAAAATCCACCTTGCTTCAATTGATTTCGGGTTTGTTGCGACCACAAATGGGCGAATTAGACATTAATGGTTTTAAACCCTTTGATCGATTGCCCGATTTTTTGGCAGACATTTATATGGTTTCCGAAGAGTTTTCGTTTCCTTCAATAACCATTGGGGTTTACATCAAGGCGACTGCTCCTTTGTATCCAAAATTCGATTACGTAAAAATGGGCGATATTTTGCGGGAATTTGAATTGGATCCTAAAAAAAATCTGAATGGACTTTCACACGGACAGCGCAAAAAGTTTCTAATCGCTTTTGCCTTGTCCACCAATTGCAGTTTGTTGATTCTGGACGAACCAACGAATGGTTTGGATATTCCTTCCAAAAGTTTGTTCCGAAAAATATTGGTCAGTTCCGTTTCCGAGGAGCAATTGGTGCTTATTTCGACCCATCAAGTAAAAGACATTGAAACTATAATTGACAAAATTGTTGTACTCGACCAAGGGAAAATCGTTTATAATGAAACTGTTTTGGACATCAGCCAGCAATGGCAATTCAAGACGGTGGCCAGTTTATCGGGAATAAAAAAACCAATTTATCAAGAAAAATGTCTGGGCGGACATCGAATAATAGTACCAGCTGACTCAATTGAAGAAACCGAAATAGATATTGAACTGCTCTTTAACGCCATCATCCATAAAGTAACCCTAAAATCCGAAATCCATGCCGTTTAACAACTATTTTAATTTGAAACGATTTACTCTTTTATTGCAACAAGATTTGTTAATCAATAAAACAAAATATCTTCTAGGTATTCTTGGATTAGGACTAATAACGTATCTGTTGACCTATTGGTTTCTTAATGTTTCTAAAGATAATATGATTAGAAATGAAAGTAACATATATGGCACTTATGGAATATGTTTTGCTATATATATGATGGCAGTTGGAGTTATTATTGGTACAGCCTTTCCCGATTTGTCCGATAAAATCAAAACTAGTAATTATTTACTGAATCCTGGTTCGACTTTAGAAAAAGTGATGCTTCAGTTTTTGATACGAATTGGGTTTTTTGTTCCTATTGCTTTAGTTATATTTTGGATTGTCATTAGATTGGCAAAAGCTTCTTTACTTCCTGGAGAATCAGGATTAGACCCTGCTGTAATTCCTTATTTTGATTATGTTTTACTCATAACCAATACGAATCATAAAATTTGGGAAACTTGGCAAATCGTATTCTTGATTTTTGGATTGTTTTCTTATGGGATTTATCTTCTTGCAGGTGCAACATATTTTAAAAGGTATGCTTTAGTCAAAACAGTGATTGCATCGGTAGTTATTCTACTAATTTCAATGTCATTTTCGGTTACATTATCTCATATTTTTTATCCTGAAGAAACCCACGGTTTTAATACTAAATTGAATGAATTTGCCGTCACAGAACATTTATCAAGTCTTGAATTATTCTTTTTAGTGCTATCGCTACTTTCTTGGATGTTCTTTCTGGCTATAGCATATTTCAAATTAAAAGAAAAGGAGGCTTAATATGGATTTTAAATCAACCAAAGGGATTTATCTGCAAATAGTGGATAATCTCTGCCGGCAAATTTTGGAAGGACAATTGCAGACCGGCGATAGGGTAGCATCGGTGCGGGATTTGGCTGCCGAATTTGAGGTGAATCACAACACGGTGATGCGCGCCTATACCAATTTGCAGGAATCCGGCATTTTTGACAACAAGCGGGGCATCGGCTTTTTTGTCTCCGAAAAAGCATTGGAGCTGATTCAGGCAAATGAAAAAGACAATTTTTTCAGTCAGGATTTGCCCGATTTTCTACTTAAAGTAAAATTGCTCCAACTCAACAGCACCGATTTAACCGAATTATTATCCGTAATAAAAAATAACGACAATGAAAACCAGTAACAAAATATTTATTTCTTTTTTAATTTTTCTTTTAAGTGGGATTATTGCATTATATCTAGGTTCTAAATACTATACATCCTATTATGATACCTCTAAATGGGTAAGTCAAGAAAAACCGCTTCCCCCTTTTTCGGTAGTAGTTGCAGAGACAAGTGCACAAATTCAATTGCAAAACGGTTCGGAAACAAAAATTCTTCAAAGTGCTTTTAAAGAAGCACAACCTAAATTTGCTCCATTTATAGTTCGAAATGATACTCTTTTTGTTTTTCCTCCTAAAAATGATCCTAACAAATTCCCCAAATCTCATTTCTTGGTTAGTGTTTTTTGTAACAATGTTAAGCATTTTGTTGCCAAAGATCGTTCTTATGCGAATTTTAGTAATTATAAAGTAGATTCCGTTTTTGTTAAGATGAATAATGCCGAGTTGTTTTGCCAAAACAATAATTCAAATTACATTAAAATAATAGCTAAAAACTCTCGTGCCAATTTTGATTGCCAAAAACTAAATTCAATGGAGGTTGAACTCGATAAAACTTATCTTGATGTAAAATCAAAAAACAGGGTAAATAATATATCTGGAACTCTGAAGAACGATTCAGATGTAAAACTTAATTTGAATGCAAAAGTAAATCTCGATGTTGATAGATCAAGTTATCTCAATGTTTTGGTTTATAATACACAAAATTAATCATAAGTGTAATTTTAACATTTAATTGTAATTTTTTTCTGAACTTATGATTAAGTTTGAAGTAGCTAAAAAACTTACAAAGAAAAACCTTTTTTCCGTTATTAACAACCATTGAAAACATTGAAACCATGAAAAAAATCTTCTTTTCGCTTGTCGTACTATTATTTACGATCACTACATTTTCACAGAAAACAATAGACAAACCAGACTATGGTTTGAGTAATCTTCCCGGGAGTTTGACTAAAATTGAACTGACAGAATCGGCAACTATAATTCATTTTTATATTAAATACCCAACTGGACAATGGATTTCTGTTCCCAAGGAATCTTTTATACAAGATGTAAATGGCGGGGAAAAGTATTTTGCAACAAAAACCGAAGGTATTCCTTTGGGCGGAAAATATACAATGCCCGAAAGTGGAGAAGTCAACTATAAAATTTATTTTCCTAAACTAAATGCTGCTGTAAACAAAGTAGATTTTGGTGAAGCCAATGAAGGCGGTAGTTGGGCGGTTTATGATATTGTAATTAATGGACAAAAGGAACAATCACTGATGCCTAAAGAACTGCATGGCAATTGGTTTCAAGCCGATGGAAGCAATCAATGGGATTATGGATTTTATGCCAATCAGGCAGTTGCCGATAAAGCCATTTGGAAATACAAAACAGTCGAAAAGAAGAAAAATAATTACACAATAGTTCTCGAACGAAACGGAAACCAAAAAACTATCTATGCTCAAATAGATAAAAAAGGAGCGGTAAAGTTAGGAGCGGATAAAACAAAATTAGCAACTTATGGCACGGAAAAAGTTGAAAATCCAAACTATAGATTAGCTAATGACGAAGTGTATTCTGAAATGGTTTTCAAGTCAGATTCTGCCACTTATTCGGGGTATATAAAAGGGTACACTGTTAGAGCAGGTACAAAAACAGGAACCATATATGTAAATAATGTTTATACAGGAAATCAGGATTCTTATTTGGTTAAAATTGCCGATGATGGCAGTTTTTTGGTGAAGTTTCCAATAAACCATCCTCAATCTGTATTTGTGCGTTTGGCGGGAACCAATGCTTTAGTTTTTGTTGAGCCCGGAAAAGAAACCTTTCAAGTTATAGATAGGGATGCCTCTTTGTTTATGGGCGATTGTGCCAGAATAAATACAGATCTTAGAACTTTTGAAAAAATCACTTCTTACGAAGAATATAGAAACCTAACAAATACAATTTCAGAAACAAGTCCAGAGGTACATAAAAAAGCTTGTTTGGAAATGAAAGACAAACAGATGCAAGCATTAAGTGCTATGGCTGAAAAATATTTCATAAGCCAAAAAGCATTGCAAATAAAAAAGTTGGATATTGAGTTTATGGCTTATCAACAAATGCTGAGTTATGAAATGTATAGAGAATCAGCTAAAATGAGCAAATCTCAACCGGAAAATAAAACAGCACAAGATTATAAATTAGAGGCGTCGTATTATGATTTTATTACTCCATCAATTTTGAATAATCAATTGGGAGTGATTTCCAGTAACTATAGTTTTTTTATTAACTATTTGATGTATGCGAAAATTTTGAGACCGGATGCCGTTAGCTATTCTTATAATTTGACTTCTGAAACAGCTGAAAAGCTCCAGAAATTAGGTGTTGCACTATCTGATGAAGAATTGAAAATGGTTGAAGCCAGTAGTAGATCTGAAAAAATCAGTATTAAGCAGATCGAATTTTATGTGGCAAATCAGGGTAAAATTCAAAAGTTCAAGCAAAATCATAAAGAGGCTTACAACATATTACAAAAAGATAAGCCAAAGATTGAAGTGACAGTTGCCGAATTAGCCGCTTCATTAAGTGCTCAAGGAGTGTCTCTTACAGCGGAAGAAATGGAATTAGTTGCTGATTTTAAATTAACTCAATTAACCAAAGAGGAAATCGCTGTCCAAAAACAATTTTACGATACCTATGGCGAAAGTTTAAAGGCATTCAATGAAAAGTACAAAGAAAATATTCAAGATATTGAAGCTGAAAAAGAATTTAAAAAGTTGAATACTAAACTAAATACTGTATTTGGCATTAAAGAATCATTTGTTTTTGATGTAATGACATTGCAACAAAAATCAGGATATTTAGAAAGAAATTTCACTCCTTATACTGACAATCAACTAAAATCAATTCAAGGAAAAATCAAGCATCCTTTTTTATCCAATTATATTGTTGTCGAAAACAATAGGACTAAAGCCAAAATTGAAGCCAATAAAACAAAATCAGGTTTTGCAATTAATACAGTCAAAAAAACAGAAGGAGACGAACTCTTTGATTCTATGACAGCCAAGTTTAAGGGAAAAGTGATTTATGTCGATTTTTGGGCAACTTGGTGTGGGCCTTGTATGCAAGGAATTAAAGAAATTGCCTCTTTAAAAGAAGAAATGAAAAATGAAAATGTTGTCTTTTTGTATATTACAAATCCATCTTCACCCGAAAAAACTTGGAATAACAGCATTCCAAATATAAAAGGAGAGCATTATAGAGTTACTCAAGACGAATGGAATTATTTATCAGACAAGTTTAAAATTTCTGGAATTCCACATTATGTTTTGGTGAACAAAAAAGGAGAAGTCGTGAATCCAAAACTAGGACATAATTCAAACGAAGCCTTGAAAAAAATTCTAGCAGAGCAAATGAAATAAGCGAATGTTCAAAATAGCAGGGATATAAAACAATAATCTATTTTTTTTATAATCAATCAATCATAAGTCAAATTTTCATGAAAACAACTTTCCGTTTCCTTTTTCTTTTACTATGCTGTTTTTCTTCTTTTGCCCAAACCGGAATAACTTTAAAAGGCAAAATTTTAAAAGAAAAATCTCAATCACCCATAGAATCGGCAACAATTTATTTGATTCGTTCCAAAGATTCTTCGGTGGTAGATTATACCATTTCCGATAAAGATGGAGTTTTCAAATTGGAAACCAAGAAAATTGCCGAGAATGTTATCTTGAAAATAGCTGGCGAAGGTTATGAAGAGTTTAGCCAGAAAATCGAAAAAATAAATGCAAGCAAGGATTTCGGTTTGCTCTATTTGTCGGAAAAAATAAATGCGCTCAACGAAGTGGTGATAAAAGCAATGGCACCGCCCGTTCGTGTCAAGAAAGACACTTTAGAATTTAATGCAGCTTCCTTCAAGTTGCGTCCCGATGCCAATGTGGAAGCCTTGCTGAAACAATTGCCCGGCGTCGTCATCGATGCCGACAAGAAAATAACGGTCAACGGCAAGGAAGTGAACCAGATATTGGTCAACGGGAAATCTTTTTTTGGCGAAGACGGCAAAGTGGCACTCCAAAATTTGCCGGCCGAATTAATCAAAAAAGTACAAGTTTCGGCTACCAAAACCGAAGAAGAAAAGTTTACCAAGCAAGCATCAACTTCGAATAATACCAGTATTAATTTGACCATCGAAAAAGATAAAAACAAAGGTTTTTTTGGAAAATTGTTGGCGGGTTACGGCACTAACGAACGCTACGAAAGCAGTGCTCTGATGAGTTCTTTCAAGGACAAAAGACGCATTAGTTTTTTGGGTTCTTCCAATAACATCAATGCCACAGGTTTT comes from the Flavobacterium limnophilum genome and includes:
- a CDS encoding TlpA family protein disulfide reductase, whose translation is MKKIFFSLVVLLFTITTFSQKTIDKPDYGLSNLPGSLTKIELTESATIIHFYIKYPTGQWISVPKESFIQDVNGGEKYFATKTEGIPLGGKYTMPESGEVNYKIYFPKLNAAVNKVDFGEANEGGSWAVYDIVINGQKEQSLMPKELHGNWFQADGSNQWDYGFYANQAVADKAIWKYKTVEKKKNNYTIVLERNGNQKTIYAQIDKKGAVKLGADKTKLATYGTEKVENPNYRLANDEVYSEMVFKSDSATYSGYIKGYTVRAGTKTGTIYVNNVYTGNQDSYLVKIADDGSFLVKFPINHPQSVFVRLAGTNALVFVEPGKETFQVIDRDASLFMGDCARINTDLRTFEKITSYEEYRNLTNTISETSPEVHKKACLEMKDKQMQALSAMAEKYFISQKALQIKKLDIEFMAYQQMLSYEMYRESAKMSKSQPENKTAQDYKLEASYYDFITPSILNNQLGVISSNYSFFINYLMYAKILRPDAVSYSYNLTSETAEKLQKLGVALSDEELKMVEASSRSEKISIKQIEFYVANQGKIQKFKQNHKEAYNILQKDKPKIEVTVAELAASLSAQGVSLTAEEMELVADFKLTQLTKEEIAVQKQFYDTYGESLKAFNEKYKENIQDIEAEKEFKKLNTKLNTVFGIKESFVFDVMTLQQKSGYLERNFTPYTDNQLKSIQGKIKHPFLSNYIVVENNRTKAKIEANKTKSGFAINTVKKTEGDELFDSMTAKFKGKVIYVDFWATWCGPCMQGIKEIASLKEEMKNENVVFLYITNPSSPEKTWNNSIPNIKGEHYRVTQDEWNYLSDKFKISGIPHYVLVNKKGEVVNPKLGHNSNEALKKILAEQMK
- a CDS encoding GntR family transcriptional regulator, with translation MDFKSTKGIYLQIVDNLCRQILEGQLQTGDRVASVRDLAAEFEVNHNTVMRAYTNLQESGIFDNKRGIGFFVSEKALELIQANEKDNFFSQDLPDFLLKVKLLQLNSTDLTELLSVIKNNDNENQ
- a CDS encoding ABC transporter ATP-binding protein gives rise to the protein MITIQNLTFRYKKQEALFTDLSFQQENGSIVGLLGKNGAGKSTLLQLISGLLRPQMGELDINGFKPFDRLPDFLADIYMVSEEFSFPSITIGVYIKATAPLYPKFDYVKMGDILREFELDPKKNLNGLSHGQRKKFLIAFALSTNCSLLILDEPTNGLDIPSKSLFRKILVSSVSEEQLVLISTHQVKDIETIIDKIVVLDQGKIVYNETVLDISQQWQFKTVASLSGIKKPIYQEKCLGGHRIIVPADSIEETEIDIELLFNAIIHKVTLKSEIHAV